The following are encoded in a window of Halosolutus halophilus genomic DNA:
- a CDS encoding ABC transporter substrate-binding protein, producing MTTGPTAGAESGGIDRRTLLKTVGGSALAIALAGCTELLEGEQESLENADVPDEPIESGLQTFTEGAPAVLGVQARYGAETAVRRINENGGIAGRNMNLDVVEEGGAHLTNYQQFVDEGKDVTFGPISSSGHAEMVPEIEAQEVINVSTDGTVTTLYEEDFPDVTYSFRFQNHDVMEALAAVMQAVEVLGADSIDTYAGINPGYAFGQDEMDLFSKGIEQVAGAEELHSGFPDLGTDDMSTHITEINSEQPDIVFSSCWGGDATLLLEQGHANGMFDSIELLVGPVLYGSANDMSEDLVDGPIYSGSRNFYWGEPSTDRWSPAADLVDEVQSEYGVVPTAHFMSGYGAVTAWATAAEKAVQLLGRWPEQDELATVLENHGFFTPAGYHTMGADHQGYSNAHFGELTWSDEYDAAALADVNVFSAESVSPPPGEVSADWIGNW from the coding sequence ATGACAACGGGACCAACCGCAGGGGCGGAATCGGGTGGAATCGACAGACGAACGCTACTGAAAACCGTCGGCGGTTCGGCGCTCGCGATCGCGCTGGCCGGCTGTACGGAACTACTCGAAGGCGAGCAGGAGTCGCTGGAAAACGCCGACGTTCCGGACGAGCCGATCGAGTCGGGCCTGCAGACGTTCACGGAGGGCGCACCGGCGGTGCTCGGCGTTCAGGCCCGCTACGGTGCCGAAACTGCGGTCCGTCGGATCAACGAGAACGGCGGGATCGCCGGCCGCAACATGAACCTCGACGTCGTCGAGGAGGGCGGGGCGCATCTCACGAACTACCAGCAGTTCGTCGACGAGGGGAAAGACGTCACCTTCGGCCCGATCTCGAGCAGCGGCCACGCGGAGATGGTCCCGGAGATCGAGGCGCAGGAGGTCATCAACGTCTCGACCGACGGGACGGTGACGACGCTCTACGAGGAGGACTTCCCGGACGTAACCTACTCGTTCCGGTTCCAGAACCACGACGTGATGGAGGCGCTCGCGGCGGTCATGCAGGCGGTCGAAGTCCTCGGGGCGGACTCGATCGATACCTACGCCGGGATCAATCCCGGCTACGCGTTCGGCCAGGACGAGATGGACCTGTTCTCGAAGGGGATCGAACAGGTCGCCGGAGCCGAGGAATTACACAGCGGCTTCCCGGACCTGGGAACCGACGACATGTCGACACACATCACCGAGATCAACAGCGAGCAACCCGACATCGTCTTCTCGAGTTGCTGGGGCGGCGACGCGACGCTGTTGCTCGAGCAGGGCCACGCTAACGGCATGTTCGACAGCATCGAGCTGCTGGTCGGACCGGTCCTCTACGGCTCGGCCAACGACATGAGCGAAGACCTCGTCGACGGGCCGATCTACTCGGGGTCGCGTAACTTCTACTGGGGCGAGCCGTCGACCGATCGGTGGAGTCCGGCCGCCGATCTGGTCGACGAGGTTCAGAGCGAGTACGGCGTCGTGCCGACGGCTCACTTCATGAGCGGCTACGGTGCGGTGACCGCGTGGGCGACGGCCGCCGAGAAGGCCGTCCAACTCCTCGGTCGCTGGCCCGAACAGGACGAACTCGCAACCGTCCTCGAGAATCACGGGTTCTTCACGCCGGCCGGCTACCACACGATGGGGGCGGACCATCAGGGGTACTCCAACGCCCACTTCGGCGAGTTGACCTGGTCGGACGAGTACGACGCGGCGGCGCTCGCGGACGTGAACGTCTTCTCCGCCGAATCGGTATCGCCGCCGCCTGGTGAGGTTTCCGCCGACTGGATCGGGAACTGGTGA
- a CDS encoding branched-chain amino acid ABC transporter permease, with translation MLEHVLNGLYYGSILFMIASGMTIIFGVLGILNLAHGELYALGAFCAFTVVGFFAGQVASPTGPVTAVLFGLVVLAGSLAAAAVLLPVGGALEATFIRPIYDRNEVYQLLLTYGLLLVLTDVMKVVWGPSPIDVGVYSGINAIPTTELVGVSYPSYNVLVILIGVAVFAWLVWFFDRTKTGRIVRATAIDREMSTAIGVSTDRMFTLVFAIGAFFAGFGGAMVSIGPSPASLGMGLDWLVLSFVVIVIGGLGSLKGAFVGALLVGVSSRVVTPYYPELELAVPFLLMVLVLLIKPEGIYGTWGEIQ, from the coding sequence ATGCTCGAACACGTACTCAACGGGCTCTACTACGGGTCGATCCTGTTTATGATCGCGTCGGGAATGACGATCATCTTCGGCGTGCTCGGGATCCTCAACCTCGCACACGGCGAGCTGTACGCGCTGGGCGCGTTCTGTGCCTTCACCGTCGTCGGCTTCTTCGCGGGACAGGTCGCATCCCCGACCGGACCCGTGACGGCGGTGCTTTTCGGCCTCGTCGTCCTCGCCGGCTCGCTCGCGGCCGCCGCCGTACTGCTCCCGGTCGGCGGCGCGCTCGAGGCGACGTTTATCAGACCCATCTACGACCGGAACGAGGTCTACCAGCTCCTGTTGACCTACGGATTGCTGCTGGTCCTGACCGACGTGATGAAGGTCGTCTGGGGACCGTCGCCGATCGACGTCGGCGTCTACAGCGGCATCAACGCGATCCCGACGACGGAACTCGTCGGCGTCAGCTATCCCTCGTACAACGTCCTCGTCATTCTGATCGGCGTCGCGGTGTTCGCCTGGCTCGTCTGGTTCTTCGATCGGACGAAGACCGGCCGCATCGTGCGAGCGACCGCCATCGATCGGGAGATGTCGACGGCCATCGGCGTCAGCACGGACCGCATGTTCACCCTCGTGTTCGCCATCGGCGCGTTCTTCGCCGGCTTCGGCGGCGCGATGGTCAGCATCGGTCCGAGTCCGGCCTCCCTCGGCATGGGGCTCGACTGGCTGGTACTGTCGTTCGTCGTGATCGTCATCGGCGGGCTCGGCAGTCTGAAGGGCGCGTTCGTCGGCGCGCTGTTAGTCGGCGTCTCCAGCCGGGTCGTGACGCCGTACTACCCGGAACTCGAGTTGGCCGTTCCCTTCCTCCTGATGGTGCTCGTCTTGCTGATCAAGCCCGAGGGTATCTACGGAACCTGGGGTGAGATCCAATGA
- a CDS encoding branched-chain amino acid ABC transporter permease yields MSRFLVERDGETRVRLSEGMELTKSRTILAAVGLVVLFLVPDITRFTGLSFTAIHRGILFGLAAVGLNLILRHTELVSFGHAAFFGVGAYGAAVLASYFDVSSGLVLLLGGVVAATTIAVLIGYFVAGYLDIYFALLTLAFNQVLYAFVLQSSYFNSSDGLSVRPDGLNPPTLFGFQWTTSGYDLILYYFTIVVLVVSLLVMWKLVNSPFGRALDAIGQNRTRARFVGIPVEKYVWIAFVISGIYGGLAGGLFALLQLHVSPDPTLYAFVSGEILFMAILGGFGTLVGPVVGGIVLVYLLIQAPFYVEYYNALTGLLLIAVVLFLPEGILGSVPKIGAELARRRRDPGMLREDVATIGTSLRRAATRAATTVRIIVFGVN; encoded by the coding sequence ATGAGTCGCTTCCTCGTCGAGCGCGACGGCGAGACCCGCGTGCGCCTGTCGGAGGGGATGGAACTGACCAAGAGCCGGACGATCCTCGCGGCCGTCGGACTCGTCGTCCTCTTTCTCGTCCCCGACATCACGCGGTTTACCGGCCTCTCGTTTACCGCGATTCACCGCGGAATCCTGTTCGGCCTCGCGGCAGTCGGGTTGAACCTCATCCTGCGCCACACGGAACTCGTCTCGTTCGGTCACGCGGCGTTCTTCGGCGTCGGTGCCTACGGCGCCGCCGTGTTGGCATCTTACTTCGACGTCTCGAGCGGGCTGGTATTGCTTCTCGGTGGCGTCGTCGCGGCGACGACGATCGCAGTGCTGATCGGGTACTTCGTCGCCGGCTACCTCGACATCTACTTCGCGTTGCTGACGCTCGCGTTCAACCAGGTGCTGTACGCGTTCGTCCTGCAGAGCAGCTACTTCAACTCGAGCGACGGGCTCAGCGTTCGCCCCGACGGGCTGAACCCGCCGACGCTGTTCGGCTTCCAGTGGACGACGTCGGGGTACGATCTGATCCTGTACTACTTTACGATCGTCGTACTCGTCGTCTCGTTGCTGGTCATGTGGAAACTCGTCAACTCGCCGTTCGGGCGGGCACTGGACGCCATCGGTCAGAACCGAACGCGAGCCAGGTTCGTCGGTATTCCCGTCGAGAAGTACGTCTGGATCGCGTTCGTGATCTCCGGCATCTACGGTGGGCTCGCTGGCGGGCTGTTCGCGCTCTTGCAGTTGCACGTCAGTCCGGATCCGACCCTGTACGCGTTCGTGTCGGGCGAGATCCTGTTCATGGCGATCCTCGGCGGGTTCGGAACGCTCGTCGGTCCCGTCGTCGGCGGAATCGTGCTCGTCTACCTGCTGATCCAGGCACCGTTCTACGTGGAGTACTACAACGCCCTGACCGGACTGCTGTTGATCGCGGTCGTGCTCTTCCTGCCGGAGGGAATCCTGGGATCGGTCCCCAAAATCGGTGCCGAACTGGCACGACGACGTCGCGATCCAGGCATGCTCCGAGAGGACGTCGCGACGATCGGCACGTCGCTTCGCCGGGCTGCAACTCGCGCCGCAACCACCGTTCGAATCATCGTTTTCGGGGTCAACTGA
- a CDS encoding ABC transporter ATP-binding protein, with the protein MLEARDLRKEFGELRATDDVSLKFGRTDGEMVFIVGPNGAGKTTLINLLTGLLEPDRGSVVVHRQENGSTVEEEITEMAPEDRVKAGLVRSFQIVHVFEEMTVRENARIAVLSRYGKTLSMRSVDDGHEDVEREIDDLLARFRLTDVQHEVAETLPHGDRKLLDVAMSFGLDPTYLLLDEPTAGVATREKEYVIETIVEASEADGVTTVTIEHDMDLVKEYADRLVVLHEGGVFREGDPSLLETDSELRRVLLGVDE; encoded by the coding sequence ATGCTCGAAGCACGAGATCTTCGCAAGGAATTCGGAGAACTGCGCGCCACGGACGACGTTTCGCTGAAGTTCGGACGGACCGACGGCGAGATGGTGTTTATCGTCGGCCCGAACGGGGCCGGCAAGACGACGCTCATCAACCTGTTGACCGGGCTGCTCGAGCCTGACCGGGGCTCGGTCGTCGTCCACAGGCAAGAAAACGGCTCCACCGTCGAGGAGGAGATCACGGAGATGGCTCCCGAAGACCGCGTCAAGGCGGGACTCGTCAGGAGTTTCCAGATCGTCCACGTCTTCGAGGAGATGACCGTTCGCGAGAACGCCCGAATCGCGGTCCTCTCCCGGTACGGCAAAACGCTGAGTATGCGCTCCGTCGACGACGGCCACGAGGACGTCGAACGCGAGATCGACGACCTCCTCGCACGGTTTCGCCTCACGGACGTCCAGCACGAGGTGGCCGAGACGTTGCCCCACGGCGATCGGAAACTGCTCGACGTGGCGATGTCGTTCGGACTCGACCCGACCTATCTGCTGCTCGACGAGCCCACGGCCGGCGTCGCGACTCGAGAGAAGGAGTACGTCATCGAAACGATCGTCGAGGCCAGCGAGGCCGACGGTGTGACGACGGTGACGATCGAACACGACATGGACCTCGTCAAGGAGTACGCGGATCGCCTCGTCGTCCTCCACGAGGGCGGGGTCTTCCGGGAGGGCGACCCCTCCCTGCTCGAAACCGACTCGGAACTCCGTCGGGTCCTGCTGGGGGTGGACGAATGA
- a CDS encoding ABC transporter ATP-binding protein: MSTLGPDSDTSSPLLEVSNLSATVEGFEVTHGIDLEVNEGEAVALVGRNGAGKTSTFRSIMGLTPVPDGSIRLHGEELLDIRPELIPKRGIGYQPENRDLFTGMTVEENFRLPIWTAGAARGIEDEDAVVEDIFDLFTELEDRRDAEVQNLSGGQGKMTAIGRALALQPDLLLLDEPLEGLAPVVVENVKSHIREIIDRGISVLIAESNASHVPEIVDRMYVIERGEIVDSGDPEVLSGDEEIQMLMQGGGE, encoded by the coding sequence ATGAGCACGCTCGGTCCCGATTCCGACACCTCGAGTCCGCTGCTCGAGGTATCGAACCTCTCCGCGACCGTCGAAGGATTCGAAGTCACTCACGGCATCGATCTCGAGGTCAACGAAGGTGAGGCCGTCGCGCTCGTCGGCCGCAACGGAGCCGGCAAGACGTCGACCTTCCGGTCGATCATGGGACTCACGCCGGTCCCGGACGGTTCGATCCGGCTACACGGCGAGGAACTACTCGATATCCGGCCCGAACTGATTCCCAAACGCGGGATCGGCTACCAGCCGGAAAACCGCGACCTCTTCACCGGGATGACCGTCGAAGAAAACTTCCGGTTGCCCATCTGGACCGCCGGCGCGGCGCGGGGCATCGAAGACGAGGACGCCGTGGTCGAGGATATCTTCGATCTCTTTACCGAACTCGAGGACCGCCGTGACGCCGAAGTCCAGAACCTGAGCGGCGGTCAAGGGAAGATGACCGCGATCGGACGGGCGCTCGCGCTCCAGCCGGACCTGCTCCTCCTCGACGAACCGCTCGAGGGGCTGGCCCCGGTGGTCGTCGAGAACGTCAAGTCCCACATTCGCGAGATTATCGACCGAGGCATCTCGGTGTTGATCGCCGAGTCGAACGCGAGCCACGTTCCGGAGATTGTCGACAGAATGTACGTGATCGAACGCGGCGAGATCGTCGACAGCGGCGATCCCGAGGTGCTTTCCGGGGACGAGGAGATCCAGATGCTGATGCAGGGCGGCGGCGAATAG
- a CDS encoding helix-turn-helix domain-containing protein, with amino-acid sequence MIDLDLDMRQYDCPFIDTTDDVDIAFSAVQWQLDTDDEKLETRLIARGDSTGSLDDGLRALRDHTNMTECYILTKRDNVAQIGTIIEQTNAMETIQENGGYITGPFQIENGRERWHVGFDDDRDEDHALAELERHNDYSVEGRDQFGPATLFDLLENSDSAMSLLEGCRSLTQTERETFEVASNRGYYETPRDTTLDELADHFDVSKTAVSMNLRRGERKILKAALNALNQLDGTEEF; translated from the coding sequence ATGATCGACCTCGATCTCGACATGCGGCAGTACGATTGCCCGTTCATCGACACGACTGATGATGTCGACATCGCGTTCTCGGCCGTCCAGTGGCAACTCGATACGGACGACGAGAAACTCGAGACGCGGCTCATCGCACGGGGGGACTCGACGGGGTCGCTCGACGACGGACTCCGCGCACTCCGGGACCACACGAACATGACGGAGTGTTACATCCTCACGAAGCGGGACAACGTCGCCCAGATCGGGACGATAATCGAGCAGACGAACGCCATGGAGACGATCCAGGAGAACGGCGGCTACATCACCGGCCCCTTTCAGATCGAGAACGGCCGGGAGCGATGGCACGTCGGCTTCGACGACGATCGAGACGAGGACCACGCCCTCGCCGAACTCGAGCGACACAACGACTACAGCGTCGAGGGACGGGACCAGTTCGGCCCGGCGACGCTGTTCGATCTGCTCGAGAACTCCGACAGCGCGATGTCACTCCTCGAAGGCTGTCGCTCCCTGACCCAGACCGAACGCGAAACGTTCGAGGTCGCGTCGAACAGGGGATACTACGAGACGCCACGCGACACGACCCTCGACGAACTGGCGGATCACTTCGACGTCTCGAAGACGGCCGTCTCGATGAACCTGCGCCGCGGCGAACGGAAGATTCTGAAGGCGGCGCTGAACGCACTGAACCAGCTGGACGGCACCGAGGAGTTCTGA
- a CDS encoding SDR family NAD(P)-dependent oxidoreductase gives MSQDQVTPPTVTRDDIHTIDDDSFTDRNVCLVTGAGSGIGRATALAAAGNGLTVAATDLDEAGLVGTVDRGEDLDLAGSIEPIAGDLTNDDDIERIVEDAAELGDVKYLANVAGMQHIDSIDDFPMEAYDRMHRVMLRAPLYLSKLCIPHFRETEDGRGCVGNMASVHGHYVTSDKVGYNVSKFGLRGLTQSIAAEGDGEIRSFSISTGYVQTPLVTDQLGDTAEQRGISVDEVIEDVMLGQSRVKEMMDPIDVGNLFLLGFSDLGRHLDGGDLLFDGGMTLTYE, from the coding sequence ATGTCTCAGGACCAGGTTACACCGCCGACGGTGACGCGGGACGACATTCACACGATCGACGACGACTCGTTTACCGATCGGAACGTTTGTCTCGTCACGGGGGCCGGATCGGGAATCGGCCGCGCGACCGCACTCGCCGCTGCCGGCAACGGCCTCACGGTCGCAGCTACCGACCTCGACGAGGCCGGCCTCGTCGGAACGGTCGATCGGGGCGAGGACCTAGATCTCGCTGGATCGATCGAACCGATCGCGGGGGATCTCACGAACGACGACGACATCGAACGGATCGTCGAGGACGCCGCAGAGTTGGGCGACGTCAAGTATCTCGCGAACGTCGCGGGGATGCAACACATCGACTCGATCGACGACTTCCCGATGGAGGCCTACGATCGGATGCATCGGGTGATGCTTCGAGCGCCGCTGTACCTCTCGAAACTGTGCATTCCGCACTTCCGGGAGACGGAGGACGGCCGGGGCTGCGTCGGCAACATGGCGTCGGTCCACGGTCACTACGTGACCAGCGACAAGGTCGGCTACAACGTCTCGAAGTTCGGCCTGCGCGGACTCACCCAGTCGATCGCCGCCGAGGGCGACGGCGAGATCCGCTCGTTTTCGATCAGTACCGGCTACGTCCAGACCCCGCTCGTGACGGACCAGCTAGGGGATACCGCCGAGCAGCGCGGGATCAGCGTCGACGAGGTGATCGAGGACGTGATGCTCGGGCAATCGCGCGTCAAAGAGATGATGGACCCGATCGACGTGGGGAATCTCTTCCTGCTCGGGTTTTCGGATCTGGGACGGCACCTGGACGGCGGAGACCTGTTGTTTGATGGTGGAATGACTCTTACGTACGAGTGA
- a CDS encoding AMP-binding protein, which translates to MSADTSLEDVDEIVHEPGEEFVESTNVYEFMQAYDIDDYDELVERTTTEVEGVEESGVDWFWDELVDYLDIEFYEEYDAVRDDSEGPQFTDWYPGGELNVAHNVLDRHAAVDEERRNKVATIWEGEDGDVREVTYHELHRQSNKVANALEARGIETGDTVGLYMPMVPEVVSILYGCFKVGAIAVPIFSGFGVDAAATRIADAECSVLLTGDGFYRRGDPVFLKSAADEAIEEAGHVEHAIVFDRLGSSDPKSEHEIPWNDGRDEWWIDAVETQDDAYETKSLDSSQESMLLYSSGTTGKPKGIVHTHAGVQVQCAKEVYFGMDLKPADRFFWVSDIGWMMGPWTLIGTHTFGGTVFMYEGAPDHPEPDRFWEMIDRHKLTQFGISPTAIRALRKHGDEWLEGHDLSSLRLLGSTGEPWDPESWRWFYENVGGGEAPIINISGGTEICGCFLMPMPTEPLKPCTLGGPGLGMDIDIVDASGESVKEDNERGFLVARDSCPSMTKSLWSGDERYLEEYWSSFEDTWDHGDWAQKDADGFWFLHGRADDALNVAGRKVGPAEVEGALIDHEAVNQAAAIGAPDDTTGTAVVTYVILEEGETESDALRDELRAQVGEELGKPFRPREVLFVDEFPKTQSGKIIRRAIEATYTGEDLGDMSSIENPGALEELEDAR; encoded by the coding sequence ATGTCTGCAGATACCAGCCTGGAAGACGTCGACGAGATCGTCCACGAACCCGGCGAGGAGTTCGTCGAGTCCACGAACGTCTACGAGTTCATGCAGGCGTACGACATCGACGACTACGACGAACTCGTCGAGCGCACCACGACGGAGGTCGAGGGCGTCGAAGAGTCGGGCGTCGACTGGTTCTGGGACGAACTGGTCGACTACCTCGACATCGAGTTCTACGAGGAGTACGACGCGGTCAGAGACGACAGCGAGGGACCGCAGTTCACTGACTGGTACCCCGGCGGCGAGCTAAACGTCGCCCACAACGTCCTCGATCGCCACGCCGCCGTCGACGAGGAGCGACGCAACAAAGTCGCGACCATCTGGGAGGGCGAGGACGGCGACGTTCGCGAGGTAACCTACCACGAACTCCACCGCCAGTCGAACAAGGTCGCCAACGCGCTCGAAGCGCGCGGGATCGAGACCGGGGACACGGTCGGCCTCTACATGCCGATGGTCCCCGAGGTCGTCTCGATCCTCTACGGCTGTTTCAAGGTCGGCGCGATCGCGGTGCCGATCTTCTCCGGCTTCGGCGTCGACGCCGCCGCGACCCGGATCGCGGACGCCGAGTGTTCCGTCCTCCTGACGGGCGACGGCTTCTATCGGCGCGGCGATCCGGTCTTCCTCAAGTCCGCCGCCGACGAGGCGATCGAGGAGGCCGGCCACGTCGAGCACGCGATCGTCTTCGACAGACTCGGCTCCAGTGACCCGAAGAGCGAGCACGAGATCCCCTGGAACGACGGTCGTGACGAGTGGTGGATCGATGCCGTCGAGACCCAGGACGACGCGTACGAGACGAAGTCGCTCGACTCGAGCCAGGAGTCGATGCTCCTGTACTCCTCCGGAACCACGGGCAAACCGAAGGGCATCGTCCACACGCACGCGGGCGTCCAGGTCCAGTGTGCGAAGGAGGTCTACTTCGGGATGGACCTCAAGCCCGCCGATCGGTTCTTCTGGGTCTCGGACATCGGCTGGATGATGGGTCCGTGGACCCTGATCGGCACGCACACCTTCGGCGGCACCGTCTTCATGTACGAGGGTGCGCCCGACCACCCCGAACCCGATCGCTTCTGGGAGATGATCGACCGGCACAAGCTGACCCAGTTCGGCATCTCGCCGACCGCGATCCGCGCCCTCCGGAAACACGGGGACGAGTGGCTTGAGGGCCACGACCTCTCCTCGCTCCGACTGCTCGGATCGACGGGCGAACCGTGGGATCCCGAATCGTGGCGGTGGTTCTACGAGAACGTCGGCGGTGGCGAGGCCCCGATCATCAACATCTCCGGCGGGACGGAGATCTGCGGCTGTTTCCTGATGCCGATGCCGACCGAACCACTGAAACCCTGCACGCTCGGCGGCCCCGGCCTCGGGATGGACATCGACATCGTAGACGCCTCGGGTGAATCCGTCAAGGAGGACAACGAACGCGGCTTCCTCGTCGCGAGGGACTCCTGTCCGTCGATGACCAAGTCGCTCTGGTCGGGCGACGAGCGCTATCTCGAGGAGTACTGGTCGTCCTTCGAGGATACGTGGGACCACGGCGACTGGGCCCAGAAGGACGCGGACGGCTTCTGGTTCCTCCACGGTCGCGCCGACGACGCGCTGAACGTCGCCGGTCGCAAGGTCGGCCCGGCGGAGGTCGAGGGGGCGCTCATCGACCACGAGGCGGTCAACCAGGCCGCGGCGATCGGCGCGCCCGACGACACCACCGGAACGGCGGTCGTCACCTACGTCATCCTAGAAGAGGGGGAGACGGAGTCCGACGCGTTACGAGACGAACTGCGCGCGCAGGTCGGCGAGGAACTCGGCAAGCCGTTCCGCCCGCGAGAGGTGCTGTTCGTCGACGAGTTCCCGAAAACCCAGTCGGGCAAGATCATCCGGCGGGCGATCGAGGCCACCTACACGGGCGAGGACCTGGGCGACATGAGTAGCATCGAGAATCCGGGCGCGCTCGAGGAACTCGAGGACGCTCGATAG
- a CDS encoding helix-turn-helix transcriptional regulator, with amino-acid sequence MSTLPDRAVVVVFAVILTLGVVPVGTAMSIAQSPRTAVDDGPSIAAADTPEADTTVTRIAIDEGGTATWSVTIRTRLANESDVDDYEAFQERFRADRTSYVEQFEERMTGVVSSAAASTDRSMTPTDFRAETSIQEVPRRWGTVTYSFRWTNFAAVDGDAIVVGDVFEGGLYLDDDDRLQIVPPKGYAPTATSPPPDESDGATVVWAGPENFADQHPTVRFEPANSAVSSDSRETTTWTEFPLVAAGVTLLFVSVASVVIAVSVASRRDPRQQMRSNIPVLTGTPTENAATDPDDDTGVPSDGDEPVESESIDSPASVPDLATDEDQVRALLEQNGGRIRQAAIAEELEWSASKTSRVVSGMAEANAVEKLRIGRENVIELREEGE; translated from the coding sequence GTGAGTACCCTACCCGATCGCGCCGTCGTCGTGGTCTTTGCTGTGATACTCACGCTCGGGGTCGTTCCCGTCGGGACCGCGATGTCGATCGCCCAGTCTCCCCGGACGGCTGTCGACGATGGACCCTCGATCGCGGCGGCAGATACCCCCGAGGCCGACACGACGGTGACGCGCATCGCAATCGACGAGGGCGGTACCGCCACCTGGTCAGTAACGATTCGGACACGACTCGCCAACGAGTCGGACGTAGATGACTACGAAGCCTTTCAAGAGCGGTTCCGGGCCGATCGGACATCCTACGTCGAGCAGTTCGAGGAGCGAATGACCGGGGTCGTCTCGAGCGCGGCGGCGTCGACCGATCGGTCCATGACCCCGACTGACTTTCGGGCCGAGACGTCGATACAGGAGGTGCCCAGGCGGTGGGGCACCGTCACGTACTCGTTCCGGTGGACGAACTTCGCCGCGGTCGACGGTGACGCAATCGTCGTCGGCGACGTGTTCGAAGGCGGGCTCTACCTCGACGACGACGATCGGCTACAGATTGTGCCACCGAAAGGATACGCGCCGACGGCGACGTCGCCGCCACCGGACGAGAGTGATGGTGCGACGGTCGTCTGGGCGGGCCCCGAAAACTTCGCCGATCAGCATCCTACGGTCCGCTTCGAACCGGCCAACTCGGCGGTCAGCAGCGATAGCAGGGAGACGACCACGTGGACCGAGTTCCCGCTCGTGGCCGCCGGCGTTACCCTGCTCTTCGTGAGCGTCGCGAGCGTCGTGATCGCCGTTTCCGTCGCGTCGCGACGCGATCCACGCCAACAGATGCGCTCGAACATACCCGTACTGACCGGCACGCCGACCGAAAACGCCGCAACCGACCCGGACGACGATACTGGGGTTCCGAGCGACGGCGATGAGCCGGTGGAATCCGAATCGATCGATTCCCCGGCGTCGGTCCCCGACCTCGCCACCGACGAGGATCAGGTTCGCGCACTTCTCGAGCAAAACGGCGGTCGAATACGCCAGGCCGCGATCGCCGAGGAACTCGAGTGGTCGGCGTCGAAGACCTCCCGGGTCGTTTCGGGAATGGCCGAGGCAAACGCGGTCGAAAAACTCCGGATCGGCCGCGAAAACGTGATCGAGCTGCGCGAGGAAGGGGAATAA